In the genome of Coraliomargarita algicola, one region contains:
- a CDS encoding superoxide dismutase: protein MAHELPALPYANDALEPHFDARTMEIHHDKHHNAYVTNLNAALEGTGLEDKSLCEIIGNLEAVPAEKRGAVRNNGGGHANHSFFWKILSPNGGGAPVGELAAAIDAELGGFDAFKEAFAKAGATRFGSGWAWLIVKADGSLAVTSTPNQDCPCMTGVAEVEGKPVIGLDVWEHAYYLKYQNLRPKYIEAFWNVVDWNAAEENYKSAKA from the coding sequence ATGGCACACGAACTACCCGCACTTCCTTACGCAAATGATGCGCTTGAGCCGCACTTTGATGCGCGCACAATGGAAATCCACCACGACAAGCACCACAACGCTTACGTCACCAACTTAAACGCCGCCCTCGAAGGCACTGGCCTCGAAGACAAAAGCCTTTGCGAAATCATCGGCAACCTCGAAGCAGTTCCTGCTGAAAAACGCGGCGCAGTACGCAACAACGGTGGTGGCCACGCCAACCACAGCTTCTTCTGGAAAATCCTCAGCCCCAACGGTGGCGGCGCTCCAGTAGGTGAACTCGCTGCAGCCATCGACGCAGAACTCGGCGGCTTCGATGCCTTCAAAGAAGCATTTGCAAAAGCTGGTGCCACACGTTTCGGCTCCGGTTGGGCTTGGCTCATCGTAAAGGCAGACGGTTCACTCGCAGTGACTTCCACTCCCAACCAAGACTGCCCTTGCATGACAGGTGTGGCTGAAGTTGAAGGCAAACCCGTCATCGGTCTCGACGTTTGGGAGCACGCCTACTACCTCAAGTATCAGAACCTTCGTCCAAAATACATCGAAGCATTCTGGAATGTCGTCGATTGGAACGCTGCCGAGGAGAACTACAAGAGCGCAAAAGCGTAA
- the infA gene encoding translation initiation factor IF-1, giving the protein MAKAQSEEYVEVEGKIVAVLPGTMFRVELANGHQVLAHISGKLRKHFIKITTGDTVKMEMSPYDLDKARIVYRLRNAHVQRNAPKRSYGPRRR; this is encoded by the coding sequence ATGGCAAAAGCACAAAGCGAAGAATACGTTGAAGTCGAAGGCAAAATTGTAGCGGTCCTCCCGGGCACTATGTTTCGTGTCGAGCTTGCGAATGGGCACCAGGTGCTCGCTCACATCTCGGGTAAACTTCGCAAGCACTTTATTAAGATCACGACTGGTGATACCGTAAAAATGGAGATGAGCCCTTACGATTTGGATAAGGCGCGCATCGTCTATCGTTTACGTAACGCTCATGTGCAGCGCAATGCGCCTAAGCGAAGTTACGGTCCACGTCGTCGATAG
- the cysK gene encoding cysteine synthase A: MNKLYASITDTVGSTPLVKINNTTAGLNADIYVKCEFFNPLASVKDRIGKAMIEAGERDGKIGEGSIIIEPTSGNTGIALAFVCAAKGYKLILTMPETMSVERRVLLRMLGAEIVLTPGPKGMPGAIARAEELVKEYGEKAYMPQQFENPANPEAHRKTTAEEIWAATDGNIDAFVAGVGTGGTITGVSEVIKSRKELLTVAVEPVNSAVISGEGPGPHKIQGIGAGFIPKNCNTDIIDDVIKVSNEDAFATAQSLAEKDGLLVGISTGANVWAAMELAKRPEMAGKRIVTVACSFGERYLSTPLAEKAREEMAAATAS; this comes from the coding sequence ATGAATAAGCTATACGCCTCCATTACTGACACCGTGGGCAGCACGCCTTTGGTAAAAATTAACAACACGACTGCCGGCCTGAACGCTGACATTTATGTGAAATGTGAGTTCTTTAATCCTCTTGCGAGTGTTAAAGATCGTATTGGTAAGGCCATGATCGAAGCTGGCGAGCGCGATGGAAAAATCGGCGAGGGCAGCATTATTATTGAGCCGACTTCAGGTAACACTGGTATCGCATTGGCCTTTGTCTGTGCGGCTAAAGGTTATAAGCTCATTCTTACTATGCCGGAGACGATGTCGGTGGAGCGCCGTGTGCTGCTTCGTATGCTGGGGGCTGAGATTGTTTTGACACCTGGGCCTAAGGGCATGCCGGGGGCGATCGCTCGCGCCGAAGAATTGGTCAAGGAATATGGCGAAAAGGCTTACATGCCGCAACAATTTGAAAATCCTGCCAACCCTGAAGCGCACCGTAAGACGACTGCCGAGGAAATTTGGGCCGCGACTGATGGTAATATCGATGCTTTTGTCGCTGGTGTAGGTACCGGGGGCACTATCACTGGTGTGTCGGAGGTGATTAAGTCTCGCAAGGAACTGCTGACTGTCGCCGTTGAGCCTGTCAACAGCGCGGTTATCTCAGGCGAGGGCCCGGGTCCACACAAGATTCAGGGGATCGGAGCTGGCTTTATTCCAAAGAACTGCAACACCGATATCATCGACGATGTGATCAAAGTTTCGAATGAAGACGCATTTGCCACCGCACAGTCGCTGGCAGAAAAAGATGGTCTTCTGGTCGGTATTTCCACCGGGGCAAATGTTTGGGCGGCGATGGAACTCGCCAAGCGCCCTGAGATGGCTGGTAAGCGGATTGTTACCGTTGCATGCAGCTTTGGCGAGCGCTACCTCTCCACTCCATTGGCAGAGAAAGCCCGTGAAGAGATGGCGGCTGCAACTGCAAGCTAA
- a CDS encoding intermembrane phospholipid transport protein YdbH family protein, translated as MRAFCLAGVFVMVGLGVLYFKSAAIFEAIVLPRLEARGGQLELESLRLSLSGAELQVTHYQEANLRVEGLRLFCPWSQVWSLAEGYVGSVYVDAVHIRLSEDTAVEKAGGGDSVDQVGDRSSLAGKVAEWATLIDGLPVLALDVTIADWMLVAGGQSLHGDLELSLLRGMGEATHIAAHLKSRGLELDSRLKVLAGGEGLSLDFTLSGQDWDHFQADYLQAISSQWTQAGGELYVNSMGDGRGFLDASGYARWLRVAPEQLSYSVLADLGAVEIYAPTGELILQQMAAGLARDRAGRVRSYAKGDIDSVRVGSWMETGGEWAVRQDHAALAGELRIGKSISLSVAHEDWAQLRQGNGRGRFYLEASSVDAELLRAFDLAGVPDDLTVDLELRAEGEGVFAAWQLVSAQIEVDTLVREAALTTTGVSLENARAQVDLEVSDARLQSGLLELNIELLDVLGFGFDQLNLEMRTDEDALLALQPVHVGFLGGELFIDAMEIDPSELEGLSFRIGLKEIDLAQLATAVPQFKGEVSGKLSGHLVGVFKEGQPVLTDGRLDVDPEQGARLRYDVTGLLTRGMAEGSPSYKQYRMAERAFEDLALKRFSIDVFPDDNPTRPFRLELFGESLQGNTMVPVDFSLNVNVDDTAGVLELLRMIQRGELEF; from the coding sequence ATGAGAGCTTTTTGCCTTGCAGGGGTATTTGTCATGGTTGGCTTGGGGGTCTTGTATTTTAAAAGTGCTGCGATCTTTGAAGCGATCGTATTGCCACGCTTGGAGGCGCGTGGCGGGCAGCTGGAGCTGGAATCGCTGCGTCTCAGTTTGTCGGGGGCAGAGTTGCAGGTGACGCACTATCAAGAGGCGAATCTGCGTGTGGAGGGCTTGCGCCTTTTTTGTCCATGGAGCCAAGTTTGGTCGTTAGCCGAGGGCTATGTAGGCAGTGTGTATGTAGATGCTGTGCATATTCGATTGAGTGAGGACACTGCAGTCGAGAAAGCCGGGGGTGGTGACTCGGTGGACCAGGTTGGGGATCGATCGAGTCTCGCGGGGAAGGTCGCAGAGTGGGCGACTTTGATCGATGGCTTGCCTGTTTTAGCGCTGGACGTGACAATCGCGGATTGGATGCTTGTCGCCGGTGGACAGTCGTTGCATGGCGACTTGGAGCTTTCGCTACTGCGCGGAATGGGGGAGGCGACGCATATTGCGGCCCACTTAAAGAGTCGTGGGCTTGAGTTGGACTCGCGCCTCAAGGTGCTGGCTGGGGGCGAGGGTCTCTCGCTGGATTTTACACTCAGTGGGCAGGATTGGGATCATTTTCAGGCAGATTATTTGCAAGCGATCTCGTCGCAGTGGACGCAGGCAGGCGGGGAGCTATATGTCAATTCGATGGGAGATGGCCGTGGTTTTTTGGATGCTTCGGGCTATGCGCGTTGGTTGCGTGTGGCACCGGAGCAGTTGAGCTACAGCGTGCTGGCTGATCTGGGGGCGGTTGAAATCTATGCACCTACGGGGGAGTTAATTTTACAGCAAATGGCTGCGGGCCTGGCTCGTGATCGAGCAGGGCGTGTGCGATCTTACGCCAAGGGGGACATCGATTCGGTTCGAGTGGGGTCTTGGATGGAGACGGGCGGCGAGTGGGCGGTTAGGCAAGACCATGCGGCATTGGCGGGGGAATTACGCATCGGTAAGTCTATTTCACTGTCTGTGGCGCATGAGGATTGGGCCCAGTTGCGTCAAGGAAACGGAAGGGGGCGTTTTTATTTGGAGGCGAGTTCGGTGGATGCTGAACTTTTGCGTGCGTTTGACTTGGCTGGAGTTCCTGATGACTTGACCGTAGACTTAGAGCTGCGTGCGGAGGGCGAAGGAGTGTTTGCTGCGTGGCAGCTTGTGAGTGCGCAAATTGAAGTGGATACGCTGGTCAGGGAGGCCGCGTTGACCACTACCGGCGTTTCGCTTGAAAATGCGCGGGCTCAGGTCGATCTGGAAGTCTCGGATGCCAGGCTACAGAGTGGTTTATTGGAGCTGAATATTGAGCTGCTGGATGTGCTTGGTTTTGGCTTTGATCAATTGAATCTAGAGATGCGGACGGATGAGGATGCCTTGTTGGCCTTGCAGCCAGTGCATGTGGGATTTCTGGGTGGCGAATTGTTTATCGATGCGATGGAAATCGATCCATCAGAGCTGGAGGGGCTCAGTTTTCGTATTGGATTGAAAGAGATCGACCTCGCTCAACTCGCTACTGCTGTGCCTCAGTTTAAGGGAGAGGTCTCGGGGAAGTTATCCGGGCACTTGGTGGGTGTATTTAAAGAGGGACAGCCTGTATTGACAGATGGGCGACTCGATGTCGACCCCGAGCAGGGGGCGCGCTTGCGCTATGATGTGACTGGTTTACTCACGCGGGGCATGGCGGAAGGGAGCCCTTCTTATAAGCAGTATCGCATGGCAGAGCGCGCGTTTGAAGATTTAGCGCTCAAGCGTTTCAGCATCGATGTTTTTCCTGATGATAATCCCACTCGACCATTTCGATTGGAGCTCTTTGGCGAGTCTTTGCAGGGGAACACGATGGTGCCTGTGGATTTTAGTCTGAATGTTAACGTCGATGATACTGCCGGAGTCTTAGAGCTGCTGCGTATGATTCAGCGCGGAGAGCTGGAGTTTTGA
- a CDS encoding sodium:alanine symporter family protein: protein MIDDLLSKLNGLVWGPFMLTLILGTGIYLTIRLRCMPWLKLAASFKLLWKGRQSHSSAGEISPFNALMTSLSATMGTGNIAGVATAIALGGPGAMFWMWLTALVGMATKYAEAVLAVEYREQTDSGRYVGGPMYYIRNGLGKKWTWLAVAFSFFGAIAGFGIGNTVQSHSVADALYTSLNIPVEATGLVLMCLVGFVILGGVKRVAAVAGKLVPIMALSYLALGIAIIVIHIAQVPEMIGLILKSAFTGHAAAGGFTGAAMMAAIRFGVARGVFSNEAGLGSAPIAHAHAQTNSPRQQGMIAMLGTFIDTIVICSMTGFAILLTGVWTSGESGAPLTSAAFETAFPGVGQLIVSISLATFAFTTLIGWSVYGERCVHYLFGEKSIWPFRILWTVAVPIGVLMELDFVWLMADTFNALMAIPNLIALLALSAVVVKITNASSNDKKALPNQ from the coding sequence ATGATCGATGACCTTCTCTCCAAACTCAACGGCCTCGTATGGGGGCCCTTCATGCTCACTCTAATACTGGGCACTGGCATCTATTTAACCATCCGGCTGCGATGCATGCCCTGGCTCAAACTGGCAGCCAGCTTCAAACTACTCTGGAAAGGGCGCCAGAGCCATTCCAGTGCGGGCGAAATCTCACCTTTCAACGCATTGATGACCTCGCTCTCGGCGACCATGGGCACAGGTAACATAGCGGGAGTTGCCACTGCCATTGCGCTCGGCGGCCCCGGCGCCATGTTTTGGATGTGGCTGACAGCGCTGGTGGGCATGGCCACCAAATACGCCGAAGCCGTCCTGGCGGTGGAATACCGCGAACAAACAGACTCCGGCCGTTACGTCGGTGGCCCCATGTATTATATTCGCAATGGACTTGGCAAGAAATGGACCTGGCTGGCAGTCGCCTTCAGCTTTTTCGGAGCCATTGCGGGCTTTGGCATCGGCAACACCGTACAGAGCCACTCCGTCGCCGATGCACTCTACACTTCACTGAATATACCTGTCGAAGCGACAGGCCTAGTGTTGATGTGCCTGGTTGGCTTTGTGATTCTCGGTGGAGTGAAACGCGTCGCAGCTGTAGCAGGCAAGCTCGTGCCGATCATGGCACTCAGCTATCTGGCACTCGGCATTGCAATCATCGTGATCCATATCGCCCAGGTGCCCGAGATGATCGGGCTCATCTTAAAAAGTGCCTTCACCGGACATGCCGCCGCGGGTGGCTTTACGGGCGCAGCAATGATGGCCGCGATTCGTTTCGGTGTCGCGCGTGGGGTCTTCTCCAACGAGGCCGGCCTCGGTAGCGCTCCGATCGCCCACGCACATGCCCAAACTAATAGCCCCCGCCAACAAGGCATGATTGCCATGCTCGGCACCTTCATAGATACCATCGTCATCTGCAGCATGACTGGCTTTGCGATTCTACTCACGGGGGTATGGACCAGCGGCGAGTCCGGTGCACCACTGACCTCAGCAGCCTTCGAAACCGCGTTCCCAGGAGTCGGCCAACTCATCGTTTCAATTAGCTTAGCCACCTTCGCCTTTACGACATTGATCGGTTGGTCGGTCTATGGAGAGCGTTGCGTACATTACTTATTTGGCGAAAAATCAATCTGGCCTTTTCGTATTTTATGGACAGTGGCCGTGCCCATTGGCGTGCTAATGGAGCTCGACTTTGTATGGCTCATGGCCGACACATTCAACGCCTTGATGGCGATCCCCAACCTCATCGCGCTGCTGGCGCTGAGCGCGGTCGTCGTCAAAATCACAAATGCCAGCTCCAACGACAAAAAAGCGCTGCCCAATCAGTAG
- a CDS encoding DUF4838 domain-containing protein produces the protein MLKLNKALPLAFLAATFLQPCVAVLDHRAQSWKPQQAVGSAQLSIADITTIVLPPQMSDELRASVDDLLEQLQVHSGAVPKLVSEGHPKNALYFEHVQDGREGGAFTIQRERTRVIIRSADQSGWRNALYAIMNDLLGARWYWSGDVGFELVPPSQAHFPNRSWREAPAFVQRRFYPVNTDFARRNRLNSVYSFNHNLAKVFNRELFESKPEVFSLVNGRRRAPLGSGATDPQPDFTQPGAVEVAAQAALNHFAEHPDSTSFSLSINDNVLFDTSERTQAAVSPLRYFRGRPDYTNLVFGFMNQVAERVFEVGGAWQTPSGEDRYLTALSYYWTEPAPAIRIHPRVMPVLTSDRAQWHDPDYRQQDKDLIRAWTRSGAERVATWDYYFGAPYPYPRQFNQWIAESLRYMADEGVDVFFSQLPSFWGLDGAKAWLGSELLWDPTQDADALLDEYYACFFGAASGAMRAFYETAEDYRNQHEGAADWIKLYKDESSIALFTPEVLQQMRAYLQVAADNVAAEPDALRYQQRVEVVSEAFRLTELYASFDQSRRALVTACLDGEPSAGIQILLEIFKAADQAYRSYFEGYVGSSSYAPERRSIALGQSNPERLAMGLLQEAPGAFESLSEDPTLKHRDYRARDFLGPALPRVAGWYLDYRASEHFKVEASQHSKLESAGLRLSGADIVSIFRTFPVVEQDAYEFRLTGNWKTSLDNRVNVHVAWLDRDGRSLESEMPLRLPIEHRSQPTTIRLPFVAPDNASDVRLRIVISRQYPGDFLDLSELDFGRVAPKP, from the coding sequence TTGCTTAAGCTGAATAAAGCGCTCCCGCTTGCGTTTCTTGCGGCTACATTTCTGCAGCCTTGTGTGGCTGTGCTGGATCATCGTGCACAGTCTTGGAAGCCACAGCAGGCTGTCGGCTCGGCTCAGTTGTCGATTGCAGATATTACGACGATCGTTCTTCCGCCTCAGATGTCGGATGAGCTGCGTGCTTCGGTCGACGATTTATTGGAGCAGTTACAAGTCCACAGTGGAGCTGTGCCCAAGCTCGTGTCTGAAGGGCATCCTAAAAATGCGCTCTATTTCGAGCACGTGCAAGACGGTCGAGAGGGTGGGGCCTTTACCATCCAGCGAGAGCGTACTCGTGTGATCATCCGTAGTGCGGACCAATCAGGTTGGCGTAATGCGCTCTATGCGATTATGAACGACCTGTTGGGCGCGCGCTGGTATTGGTCTGGCGACGTGGGCTTTGAGTTGGTTCCACCTTCACAAGCTCACTTTCCAAATCGATCTTGGCGTGAAGCGCCGGCTTTCGTGCAGCGGCGATTTTATCCAGTGAATACCGATTTTGCCCGGAGGAATCGTCTCAACTCCGTGTATTCCTTCAATCATAACTTAGCTAAGGTTTTTAACCGTGAGTTGTTTGAATCGAAGCCGGAAGTGTTCTCACTGGTCAATGGACGGCGCCGGGCGCCTCTTGGTAGTGGAGCCACCGATCCACAGCCGGATTTTACCCAGCCTGGCGCGGTTGAAGTTGCGGCGCAGGCGGCGTTAAATCATTTTGCCGAACATCCTGATAGTACCAGTTTCTCACTTTCGATTAACGACAATGTGCTTTTCGATACCAGCGAGCGAACGCAGGCGGCTGTCAGTCCGCTGCGTTATTTCAGAGGTCGTCCGGATTATACCAATCTAGTTTTTGGTTTTATGAATCAAGTCGCGGAGCGTGTGTTTGAGGTAGGCGGTGCTTGGCAAACGCCTTCGGGGGAGGACCGCTACCTGACAGCGCTCTCGTATTATTGGACCGAGCCTGCTCCTGCGATTCGTATTCATCCGCGTGTCATGCCGGTACTGACTTCAGATCGTGCGCAGTGGCACGATCCGGACTACCGGCAGCAGGATAAGGATTTGATTCGTGCATGGACCCGCTCCGGGGCCGAGCGGGTCGCGACTTGGGACTATTATTTCGGAGCGCCGTACCCGTATCCTCGTCAGTTTAACCAGTGGATTGCGGAGAGCCTGCGATACATGGCGGATGAGGGAGTTGACGTTTTCTTCTCCCAACTTCCGTCATTCTGGGGGCTGGACGGTGCCAAGGCTTGGCTGGGCTCGGAGTTGCTTTGGGATCCAACTCAAGATGCCGACGCTTTGTTGGATGAATATTACGCTTGCTTTTTTGGAGCGGCATCCGGAGCGATGCGTGCTTTTTATGAGACTGCGGAGGATTACCGGAACCAGCACGAGGGCGCTGCCGACTGGATAAAACTGTATAAGGACGAGTCGAGCATCGCGCTCTTCACTCCCGAGGTTTTGCAGCAAATGCGTGCTTACTTGCAGGTGGCTGCGGATAATGTCGCGGCTGAGCCGGACGCATTACGCTATCAACAACGCGTTGAAGTGGTCTCAGAGGCCTTTCGTTTGACGGAGTTATACGCGAGCTTTGATCAATCGAGAAGAGCGCTGGTCACTGCATGTCTGGATGGTGAGCCTTCTGCTGGGATCCAGATCTTATTGGAAATTTTTAAGGCGGCCGATCAGGCATACCGCAGTTATTTTGAGGGCTATGTCGGTAGTTCTTCGTATGCACCCGAACGCCGTAGCATTGCTCTCGGTCAATCCAATCCTGAACGATTGGCAATGGGTTTGCTACAGGAAGCACCCGGAGCGTTTGAAAGTCTGTCAGAGGACCCGACGCTGAAGCACCGTGACTATCGTGCGCGTGATTTTCTGGGTCCTGCTTTGCCACGAGTCGCTGGTTGGTATCTTGATTATCGCGCCAGCGAACACTTCAAGGTGGAGGCGAGTCAGCATTCCAAGCTGGAGTCTGCGGGGCTGCGTCTGTCAGGCGCAGATATTGTTTCAATCTTCCGCACTTTCCCTGTCGTTGAGCAGGATGCGTATGAATTCCGCTTGACGGGTAATTGGAAGACGAGCCTCGATAATCGTGTGAATGTTCACGTGGCTTGGTTGGATCGTGATGGGCGTAGCCTGGAATCTGAAATGCCGCTGCGCTTGCCGATCGAGCATCGGTCGCAACCGACAACGATTCGTCTGCCCTTTGTGGCTCCGGATAATGCCAGTGATGTTCGCCTTCGCATTGTTATCTCGCGTCAATATCCTGGAGATTTTCTCGACTTGAGTGAGCTCGATTTTGGGCGTGTTGCGCCGAAACCTTAA
- the tadA gene encoding tRNA adenosine(34) deaminase TadA — MTCPFEKIYPSELNRDASYYMTHAYNEAIEAWKKDEVPIGAVIEHNGRIIAAAHNQSRTANDPTAHAEILAISQAANTLGDWRLNECTLYVTKEPCPMCSGALVIARIGKVYYGLPDPKMGCVGGATDLGALPRSNHKFESTGGVLEELNHQILKAFFDKKRLENKERKTLDSE, encoded by the coding sequence ATGACCTGTCCCTTCGAAAAGATCTATCCATCCGAACTCAATCGCGACGCCAGCTACTACATGACCCACGCCTACAATGAGGCGATTGAGGCATGGAAAAAAGATGAAGTGCCCATCGGTGCAGTGATCGAACACAACGGACGCATCATCGCTGCCGCGCATAACCAATCGCGCACCGCCAACGACCCAACAGCACACGCAGAAATCCTCGCGATCTCCCAAGCAGCCAACACCTTGGGCGACTGGCGACTCAACGAATGCACACTCTACGTGACCAAAGAGCCCTGCCCGATGTGCTCCGGAGCTCTGGTAATCGCCCGCATCGGCAAGGTTTACTACGGCTTACCCGACCCCAAAATGGGTTGCGTCGGCGGCGCGACCGACCTAGGCGCACTCCCCCGCAGTAATCACAAATTCGAATCCACCGGCGGCGTATTGGAAGAGTTGAACCACCAAATTTTAAAGGCCTTCTTCGACAAGAAGCGCCTCGAAAATAAAGAGCGCAAAACGCTCGACTCCGAATAA
- a CDS encoding indole-3-glycerol phosphate synthase TrpC, which produces MDKLSEIMAAKRHSLRNQIRPVRDQELERLGRMQTQGGSFLKALARKDRLSVIAEIKRKSPSAGEIASASLDAVEQAREYINAEADCLSILTDTDYFGGSLKDLWDVVEFLECHNRKTPCLRKDFMVHPVQVAEAAEAGARCILIIVRALENDEIKALRDAAGIAGLDALYEIHEERELEKALKFDPKIIGVNNRDLKRFKTDLATSERLIPQIPDGIIKVSESGIFDLEDAERASACGADAILVGEALMKSENPEELIEAFHNA; this is translated from the coding sequence ATGGACAAATTATCCGAAATCATGGCCGCCAAGCGGCACTCCCTGCGAAATCAAATACGCCCCGTCCGCGATCAGGAACTGGAGCGTCTCGGTCGCATGCAGACCCAAGGAGGCAGCTTCCTCAAAGCCCTGGCCCGTAAAGATCGTCTCTCTGTGATCGCCGAGATCAAGCGGAAGTCGCCCTCCGCCGGTGAGATCGCATCCGCCTCACTCGATGCGGTCGAGCAGGCCCGCGAATATATCAACGCCGAGGCCGACTGCCTCTCCATCCTCACCGATACCGATTACTTCGGCGGTTCCTTGAAAGATCTCTGGGATGTCGTCGAGTTCCTCGAATGCCACAATCGCAAGACGCCTTGCCTGCGCAAAGACTTCATGGTGCACCCCGTGCAAGTCGCCGAAGCGGCCGAAGCAGGGGCCCGTTGCATCTTGATCATCGTCCGCGCCCTGGAAAACGACGAGATTAAAGCCCTGCGCGACGCCGCCGGTATCGCCGGACTCGATGCGCTCTACGAAATCCACGAAGAACGCGAGCTGGAGAAAGCGCTCAAGTTCGACCCCAAGATTATCGGCGTCAATAACCGAGACCTCAAGCGCTTCAAAACCGATCTGGCCACATCCGAGCGATTGATCCCTCAGATTCCCGACGGGATAATCAAAGTCAGCGAAAGCGGCATCTTCGACCTCGAAGACGCCGAACGCGCCAGCGCCTGCGGTGCCGATGCT